From Anomalospiza imberbis isolate Cuckoo-Finch-1a 21T00152 chromosome 14, ASM3175350v1, whole genome shotgun sequence, a single genomic window includes:
- the LOC137482399 gene encoding rho GTPase-activating protein 20-like produces the protein MKPIVQRRRSTSSAITKALGKSKSHSRETTLSSSHSDNGLPSGVFSSPGSTFILDERVQLTVGLQTQERHLILLSDVLVIAKSKSSSSLKLKKQVHLSEVWTGTRLSEVTEKKMSPENSFVIGWPITNYVVTFSSADVKERWLSVLLWHINEVKQNEYLKNLTLQIVVLDDDNCSSTTAVNVSNVETAESVMKKTLLQLGLPGRTSEHHLWVVSGKDEPAYPLIGHEHPFSIALSCLRDSADQQQRTNNNTLLADGTEASFLAQLPKEKQCQFVLKPRLQAPMQLRRESLQKHTKRKKSLIDWALRRSSSTPTGSPPSQSPTTPRKLFGLSLSSVCPDGILPKPIMDMLLLLYHEGPSTRGIFRRSANAKTCKELKEKLNSGDDVQVDGESVFVAAAVITDFLRNIPDSVLSSDMHGLWMEAVDTENRAHKIEAIKSLVNQLPEANLILLRHLFGVLHHIEQNSGVNQMNAFNLALCIAPNMLWLPSPTGPEEESRSTKKVALLVQFLIENSGEIFGGDIASLFQRPDIKKSKNSAESLDIGLAQHDDSSDELEFSTCDPEGPKHHLESETDAIFEEPSSLLLDEDQEDWDLFSEITACYQSKAQTNASADSYELLEEDGSFCSMGSIRSLSPARDRCSSEPSVCLSSQLPAQGHEPVARQSSCDATIMSSHTDYIHRLRQLQVESQKLIDEGLSPGVNKARQNSWQSPQTTSRVKQLSLQKSSLSNRSSFSSLSSTTTSPSASSLSSLDSAFSYCSESSAISPTDVSSLPFMFGTSARLHAVSPTAAKRSQKEWHKSFTSPVPLHLCNLDSFHEGEPKAGEMSHCIGEQKGFPCVSRAAMGSPFTDIDWEEEERQLSCSGCPGPGLRSHDYTKEFEESPEYPAASLSSETSSQVSHQQHREKTVKNIEIKGVDDCPLSQESLKRTKITFYVAPNKESSCASQVGEEERSGTNTSSRDSPSSSSEHSLSKSLQTVRVHIPQTVFYGQNTPLVLQSISRRYHHEPTVPSLQAKHRESPQSASAPEELERQPVEMAQAPTQSKGLDTFRHTIRIILPDSIRNTIRDYFKHDETEPCPTAEVEAVEKELLRSRVEWLRSQPLAEVAAEERDTAVLAEETFV, from the exons GGAAACTACTCTTTCCTCTTCCCATTCAGACAATGGGCTGCCAAGTGGGGTGTTCAGTAGCCCAGGCTCCACCTTCATCCTGGACGAGCGAGTGCAGCTAACAGTGGGCCTGCAGACCCAGGAAAGACATCTGATTTTGTTGAGTGATGTGCTGGTCATTGCCAAGTCCAA ATCCTCCTCCAGCCTGAAGCTGAAAAAGCAAGTGCATCTGAGTGAAGTGTGGACCGGCACCCGTCTCAGCGAAGTGACAGAGAAAAAGATGAGTCCTGAGAATTCATTTGTCATTGGCTGGCCTATCACCAACTATGTTGTCACCTTCAG CTCAGCTGATGTGAAGGAACGATGGCTGTCAGTGTTACTGTG GCATATCAATGAGGTAAAGCAAAATGAGTATCTGAAGAATCTGACCCTTCAGATCGTTGTGCTGGATGATGACAACTGTTCTTCT ACTACTGCAGTCAACGTGTCCAATGTGGAAACTGCAGAGAGTGTGATGAAGAAGACCCTTCTACAGCTTGGGCTCCCT GGCAGGACCAGTGAACACCACCTCTGGGTGGTCTCAGGAAAAGATGAGCCTGCTTACCCTCTCATTG GGCATGAGCATCCCTTCAGCATCGCCTTGAGCTGTCTCCGGGACTCTGCTGACCAGCAACAAAGAACCAACAATAACACTCTCCTGGCTGATGGGACAGAGGCTTCCTTCCTTGCTCAGCtcccaaaggaaaaacagtGTCAGTTTGTCCTGAAACCCAGACTCCAAGCTCCAATGCAGCTGAGGAGAG AGTCACTGCAGAAACACACCAAGAGGAAGAAGTCCTTGATTGACTGGGCCCTGcgccgcagcagcagcacccccacGGGCAGCCCTCCTTCACAGTCACCTACCACACCACGGAAACTCTTcggcctgtccctgtcctctgtcTGTCCTGACGGAATCCTTCCCAAGCCAATCATG GATATGCTGCTCCTCTTGTACCATGAAGGTCCCTCTACTAGGGGCATTTTCAGACGTTCCGCCAATGCCAAGACTTGCAAGGAACTGAAAGAGAAGCTGAACTCTGGAGATGATGTTCAGGTGGATGGAGAGTCAGTCTTTGTGGCTGCAGCTGTCATCACG GATTTTCTCCGAAATATACCTGACAGTGTTCTATCCTCAGACATGCACGGACTGTGGATGGAAGCTGTGGACACAGAAAATCGGGCACATAAGATTGAAGCTATCAAAAG TCTCGTCAACCAGCTTCCAGAGGCCAACCTCATCTTACTCAGACACCTCTTTGGAGTCCTCCATCATATTGAGCAGAATTCTGGAGTGAATCAGATGAATGCCTTTAACCTGGCTCTTTGCATAGCACCCAATATGCTGTGGCTACCGAGTCCCACTGGGCCTGAAGAGGAGAGCCGGTCTACAAAGAAG GTGGCCTTGTTAGTGCAGTTTCTGATTGAAAACTCAGGAGAGATCTTTGGGGGTGATATTGCTTCCTTGTTCCAAAGACCTGACATAAAGAAGTCCAAAAACTCAGCGGAATCTCTGG ACATAGGCTTGGCTCAGCATGATGATTCCTCTGATGAGCTGGAGTTTTCCACTTGTGATCCAGAAGGGCCAAAGCACCACCTGGAATCTGAAACAGATGCCATTTTTGAAGAACCCAGCAGCTTGTTACTTGATGAGGATCAGGAAGACTGGGACTTGTTCAGCGAGATCACAGCCTGCTACCAAAGCAAAGCCCAGACCAATGCCAGTGCAGACAGCTATGAGCTCCTGGAGGAGGATGGCTCCTTCTGTTCCATGGGCTCCATACGCTCGCTCAGCCCGGCCAGGGACCGGTGCTCCTCAGAGCCCAGCGTctgcctcagctcccagctgcccGCACAGGGCCACGAGCCAGTGGCCCGCCAGTCCAGCTGCGATGCCACCATCATGAGCAGCCACACAGACTACATCCACAGGctcaggcagctgcaggtggaGAGCCAGAAGCTCATTGATGAAGGCCTAAGCCCTGGGGTTAACAAGGCCAGGCAGAACTCGTGGCAATCACCCCAGACCACCTCCAGGGTGAAGCAGCTCAGCCTTCAGAAGTCCAGCCTGTCCAACAGGtccagcttctccagcctgtcctCTACCACCACCTCCCCATCTGCCTCCTCGCTTAGCTCCTTAGACAGTGCTTTCTCTTACTGCTCAGAGTCATCAGCCATTAGTCCCACAGATGTCTCATCACTGCCATTCATGTTTGGCACTTCTGCCAGGCTTCATGCTGTGTCTCCCACAGCTGCCAAGAGGTCCCAAAAAGAGTGGCACAAATCATTCACATCCCCTGTGCCTTTACATCTGTGCAATTTGGACAGTTTTCATGAGGGTGAACCCAAGGCTGGAGAGATGAGTCATTGCATTGGAGAGCAGAAAGGTTTTCCATGTGTCAGCAGAGCTGCCATGGGAAGCCCATTCACTGACATTGACTGGGAAGAAGAGGAGAGACAGCTGAGTTGTTCAGGGTGCCCTGGTCCAGGGCTCAGGAGCCATGATTATACCAAAGAGTTTGAAGAAAGCCCTGAGTACCCAGCTGCCAGCCTATCCAGTGAGACATCCTCACAGGTcagccaccagcagcacagggagaagaCAGTGAAGAACATAGAAATCAAAGGTGTTGATGACTGCCCTCTGAGCCAGGAAAGCCTGAAGCGCACCAAGATAACTTTTTATGTGGCCCCAAATAAAGAAAGCTCTTGCGCGTCTCAAGTGGGAGAAGAGGAGAGATCTGGGACAAACACCAGCAGCAGAGactcacccagcagcagcagtgagcaCAGCCTGTCCAAGAGCTTGCAGACTGTGAGAGTCCACATCCCCCAGACAGTTTTCTATGGGCAGAACACCCCCCTTGTCCTGCAGTCCATCTCCAGGCGCTACCACCATGAACCAACagtcccatccctgcaggcCAAGCACAGAGAGAGCCCCCAGAGTGCCTCTGCTCCCGAGGAGCTGGAGAGACAGCCAGTGGAAATGGCGCAGGCGCCAACCCAGAGCAAGGGCTTGGACACATTCAGGCACACCATCCGCATCATCCTCCCTGACTCCATCCGGAACACCATCAGGGACTATTTCAAGCACGATGAAACTGAGCCCTGTCCCACAGCAGAGGTGGAAGCAGTGGAgaaggaactcctccggagcAGGGTGGAGTGGCTCAGGAGCCAGCCTCTGGCAGAGGTGGCTGCAGAGGAGCGTGACACAGCGGTGTTGGCAGAAGAGACATTTGTCTAA